A genomic segment from Dendropsophus ebraccatus isolate aDenEbr1 chromosome 7, aDenEbr1.pat, whole genome shotgun sequence encodes:
- the LOC138796906 gene encoding uncharacterized protein, protein MPIEAFDRLLDLLSPHLQRQDNHLWKFIPPVPRLLITLRFLATGESYASLHLQFQVGKSTISGIVRCTCGVIWEHLQPIVMPSPTREIWLRSAAGFQSVANFHNCIGAVDGKHIRVQQPPRSGSLYYNYKKFFSVVLIAVVDGTYRFLVIDSYGSTRDSRALVRSEFGRRILLDHVTLPPPSPLPGTTHPTPFVMVGDQAFPLITNLLRPYPRRGLDERGRVFNQRLSGARNFVECAFGIMSSQWRVFTTALQLNLATVDMVIKAACVLHNYLRDYAPPRCGRGDTGSFLVPMSTLAKVDNPTAG, encoded by the exons ATGCCTATAGAGGCTTTTGACCGGCTCCTCGACcttttgagcccacatctccagagacaggacaacCACCTGTGGAAATTCATCCCTCCTGTCccccgtctgctcataacgttgag attcttggcgacaggggagagttatgcatcgttgcacctccaattccagGTTGGTAAGtctaccatctctggaattgtgaggtgcacgtgcggcgtgatctgggagcatttgcagcccatcgtgatgcccagtccgacccgggagatttggttgcggtcagcagcaggctttcagtctgtggccaatttccacaactgtataggggcggtcgatggtaagcacatacgtgtgcagcaaccaccgcgatcaggatcactgtattacaattataagaaatttttttctgtggtcctgatcgcggttgttgatggcacgtatcgtttccttgtcATCGactcctatggcagtactaggGACTCCCGGGCACTagtgagatcagagtttgggaggcgaatactgttagatcacgtgactctccctcctccctctcctcttccgggtaccacgcatcccactccattcgtcatggtaggggatcaagcctttccTTTAATAACCAACCTACTGCGCccctacccacggagagggctggatgaacgggggagagtctTTAACCAGAGGCTGAGcggggcacgtaacttcgtggagtgcgccttcgggatcATGAGTAGTCAGTGGAGGgtctttaccactgccctgcagttgaacttggccacagttgacatggtcattaaagctgcctgtgttctccacaactaccttcgggactatgccccCCCAAGATGTGGACGTGGAGACACTGGCAGCTTTTTAGTGCCCATGTCAACTTTGGCCAAGGTAGACAAcccaaccgcgggatag